The following proteins are co-located in the Streptococcus downei MFe28 genome:
- a CDS encoding YrdB family protein, whose translation MKVLSITIVGIRFILELVTILGLLGGLFTQKTYGLKLALAFMCLLIIVVWGRYGAPKSPFALKGFSKICLEIFIFSLGTLGFLLLYGGQVGAIYALLALVDLLLLYALRLA comes from the coding sequence ATGAAAGTCTTATCAATTACTATCGTCGGCATAAGATTTATATTGGAGCTGGTAACTATTTTAGGGTTATTAGGTGGTCTCTTTACTCAGAAGACTTATGGGCTGAAGCTTGCTCTTGCTTTTATGTGCCTTCTGATAATTGTTGTCTGGGGACGTTATGGGGCTCCTAAATCTCCCTTTGCTCTGAAAGGTTTTTCTAAAATTTGCCTAGAAATCTTTATTTTTAGTTTGGGAACCCTGGGGTTCTTGCTGCTCTACGGAGGTCAAGTAGGAGCTATTTATGCCTTGCTTGCCCTAGTAGATTTACTCCTTCTCTATGCTTTGAGATTGGCCTAA
- a CDS encoding YbhB/YbcL family Raf kinase inhibitor-like protein, translating to MENLRVTCPTILDGGEFSLEHTGKGDNISPEFLLKNLTPQAKSLAIILEDLDHPLKKNFTHWLIWNLPASSRIPAKIPHGFAPETPQGARQGIAYGWHGYAGPKPPLGQTHDYRFTVYALDESLSLSRWTRKGQLLKAMGGHILQKGQLTASFGSPKDFTPLPIA from the coding sequence ATGGAAAATTTGAGAGTGACTTGTCCGACAATTCTAGATGGTGGTGAATTTTCTCTGGAACATACCGGAAAGGGTGACAATATCTCTCCAGAATTCCTGCTAAAGAATCTCACGCCCCAAGCCAAGAGCTTGGCTATTATTCTGGAGGATCTGGATCACCCTTTGAAGAAGAATTTTACCCATTGGCTGATTTGGAACTTGCCAGCTTCTAGTCGGATTCCTGCTAAGATTCCTCATGGTTTTGCCCCTGAGACGCCTCAAGGAGCTAGGCAGGGAATTGCCTACGGTTGGCACGGTTATGCAGGGCCCAAGCCTCCCTTAGGACAAACGCATGACTATCGTTTTACGGTCTATGCTTTGGATGAAAGCCTCTCCTTGAGCAGATGGACCAGAAAAGGGCAACTACTGAAAGCCATGGGAGGGCATATTTTGCAAAAGGGCCAATTGACAGCTAGTTTTGGGAGTCCCAAGGACTTTACCCCTCTGCCAATTGCCTGA
- a CDS encoding manganese-dependent inorganic pyrophosphatase: MSKFLVFGHQNPDTDAIASSYGWAYLERTAWGRDAEAVALGTPNEETAFVLDYFGVEAPRVVESAKSEGVNQVILTDHNEFQQSISDISEVEIAAVIDHHRVANFETANPLYMRVEPVGSASSIVFRAYKETGIDLPKEIAGLLLSGLISDTLLLKSPTTAPSDPAVAEELAKLAGVDLQEYGLAMLKAGTNLASKSAEELIDIDAKSFELNGNNVRVAQVNTVDIDEVLARQAEIEEAIKASQAANGYSDFVLMITDILNSNSEILALGSNVDKIEAAFNFKLENNHAFLEGAVSRKKQVVPQLTESFNK; the protein is encoded by the coding sequence ATGTCAAAATTTTTAGTTTTTGGTCATCAAAATCCAGATACAGATGCTATTGCATCTTCATACGGCTGGGCTTATTTGGAAAGAACTGCTTGGGGACGTGATGCTGAGGCCGTTGCTCTTGGTACTCCCAATGAAGAAACAGCCTTTGTCCTTGACTACTTTGGTGTTGAGGCACCTCGAGTTGTTGAATCCGCTAAGTCCGAAGGTGTTAACCAAGTCATTTTGACCGACCACAATGAATTCCAACAATCTATCAGCGATATTTCTGAGGTTGAAATTGCGGCTGTCATTGACCACCACCGGGTGGCTAATTTTGAGACGGCTAACCCGCTTTATATGCGAGTAGAGCCAGTTGGTTCCGCTTCTTCAATTGTCTTTCGTGCTTATAAGGAAACTGGAATTGATCTTCCTAAAGAAATCGCGGGTCTCCTCCTGTCAGGTCTGATTTCAGATACCCTCCTTTTGAAATCTCCAACGACAGCGCCATCCGACCCTGCCGTTGCAGAAGAACTGGCTAAACTGGCTGGTGTTGATTTGCAAGAATACGGTTTGGCCATGCTCAAGGCTGGAACTAATTTGGCCAGTAAATCGGCAGAAGAACTGATTGATATTGATGCTAAGAGCTTTGAATTGAATGGCAATAATGTGCGTGTGGCCCAAGTCAATACGGTTGATATTGATGAAGTCTTGGCCCGTCAAGCTGAAATTGAAGAAGCTATCAAGGCTTCACAAGCTGCCAATGGCTATTCTGACTTTGTCCTCATGATTACGGATATCCTCAATTCAAATTCAGAAATCTTGGCGCTAGGTAGCAATGTAGACAAGATTGAAGCAGCCTTCAACTTTAAACTAGAAAACAACCATGCCTTCCTTGAAGGAGCTGTTTCTCGTAAGAAACAAGTGGTACCACAATTGACCGAAAGCTTTAATAAATAA
- a CDS encoding DNA adenine methylase — translation MKPLFKYPGGKGSEYKYLRKLFPEFDTYVEPFLGGGAVYWATKADNWIINDYSQELISIYRYTQEQDELFLNYLEDIGRVWKNKENYINDIMELLLESAEPRVGLLTELSHILLDLTNELPKHYQWLEDYLRDSLIRKRKSLAKIAQKEEIKNWEENSLSILGAGIYTYLRTLYNQTTFEQHPQLKTVLYLFIREYAYSSMFRYNADGMFNVPFGGNSYAKKDFLQRFNQITDDETVNKLRNTTILQGDFSDAFIDQEGAFMFLDPPYDSEFSTYNLHVFDAQEQIRLRNELLQVNQTKWLMIVKSTDFIEELYEHDGWYKFRFDKSYSVNFKNRNEQDVKHLVITNYQLEDI, via the coding sequence TTGAAGCCGTTATTCAAATACCCCGGTGGTAAAGGTTCTGAGTACAAGTATTTGAGAAAGTTATTTCCTGAATTTGATACTTATGTTGAGCCATTTTTGGGTGGGGGAGCTGTTTATTGGGCGACAAAAGCCGATAATTGGATAATAAATGATTACTCTCAAGAGTTAATTTCTATTTATAGATATACTCAGGAACAAGATGAATTATTTTTAAATTATTTAGAAGATATTGGTAGAGTTTGGAAAAATAAAGAAAACTACATCAATGACATTATGGAACTCTTGTTGGAGAGCGCAGAACCTAGAGTGGGTTTATTAACAGAACTTTCACATATTTTACTTGATTTAACTAACGAATTACCGAAACATTATCAGTGGCTAGAAGATTATTTGAGAGATAGTTTAATAAGAAAGAGAAAATCTTTGGCTAAGATAGCTCAAAAAGAGGAAATAAAAAATTGGGAAGAGAATTCTCTAAGTATCTTAGGTGCTGGAATATACACCTATTTACGAACTTTATATAACCAAACAACTTTTGAGCAACATCCTCAATTAAAGACTGTATTATATCTATTTATTAGGGAATATGCTTACTCTTCGATGTTTAGATATAATGCTGATGGAATGTTTAATGTTCCGTTTGGTGGAAATTCCTATGCAAAAAAAGATTTCCTACAAAGATTTAATCAAATAACAGATGATGAAACGGTAAATAAGTTGAGAAATACGACAATTTTGCAAGGAGATTTTTCAGACGCTTTTATAGACCAAGAAGGAGCGTTTATGTTTTTAGACCCACCGTATGACTCAGAATTTAGCACATATAATTTGCATGTATTTGACGCTCAAGAACAAATACGTTTACGCAATGAATTATTACAAGTAAACCAAACAAAATGGCTCATGATAGTTAAGTCAACAGATTTCATTGAAGAACTCTATGAGCATGATGGTTGGTATAAGTTTAGATTTGATAAATCATATTCAGTTAATTTCAAAAATAGAAATGAACAAGATGTTAAACATTTAGTAATTACTAACTACCAATTGGAGGATATTTAA
- a CDS encoding transposase-like zinc-binding domain-containing protein: protein MSQKMLNLNDIINYISQLPFADFNKVVRQYANSQRVDVADTMNFVVVSNFEEHLAKLGVNSSCPQCSSTSISKYGKRNNIQVFKCKDCSKRFTRFSGTALEKTRWHWDIWLKVLEMTLNGYSIEDMRNVLINDYDCLGIDIKTVWLWRLKLITAMANMPMPILSGVVQVDETFVRESQKGSRHLKSTISQTDVRKPRYGRQSSKYGVMGSEFATVVTAVDNRGYCVCKVASLGKLSTDIFYDLFHDHLDSPAFLCSDANSIYEDYCQVTNTPHYVRPSNFLKVIGNKGYVIQATDEFEKRANNKILEHLYYEGVTDKITNRGEILFDKFNDIKYQNSLSLARVNELHNDIKRFINRNMTNVSTKYLQDYIGYFTYIRNWRIEHGYYPTSKADAEAIFIEILKTKKNLTSSEVRQKELVLPKPSSRYMEVLKAETKKARTAIDNPYFKFNEEDGVYSFNKREYLLDLPKSRLFEIAKECHLTKYRKLAHWSLVSLILKQDNIQDIIYQQLAKDRNQLIDEEDLEVIRSSVYAQSSF from the coding sequence ATGAGCCAAAAAATGTTAAATTTGAATGATATTATTAACTACATTTCTCAGCTACCTTTTGCGGACTTTAACAAAGTGGTGCGTCAGTATGCAAACAGCCAAAGAGTTGATGTCGCCGATACTATGAACTTTGTTGTGGTCTCAAACTTTGAAGAACATTTAGCAAAATTGGGTGTTAATAGCTCATGCCCTCAATGTAGTTCAACCTCAATCAGTAAATATGGTAAGCGAAACAATATCCAAGTTTTTAAGTGTAAAGATTGCTCTAAACGCTTCACACGCTTTTCAGGAACAGCCTTGGAGAAAACAAGATGGCACTGGGACATTTGGCTTAAAGTTCTTGAAATGACCCTAAACGGCTACTCTATTGAAGATATGCGCAATGTTCTTATCAATGATTATGATTGTTTAGGGATTGATATTAAAACAGTTTGGTTGTGGCGCTTAAAACTTATCACTGCTATGGCTAATATGCCTATGCCAATCTTGAGTGGTGTCGTACAAGTAGACGAAACATTTGTTCGTGAAAGTCAGAAAGGGAGTCGTCACCTTAAATCAACTATCAGCCAAACTGACGTGCGCAAACCTCGCTATGGTCGTCAATCTTCTAAATATGGTGTCATGGGGTCTGAGTTCGCAACAGTTGTAACTGCCGTAGATAATCGTGGTTACTGTGTCTGTAAAGTTGCTAGTCTAGGTAAATTATCGACCGATATTTTCTATGACCTCTTTCATGATCATTTAGACAGCCCTGCATTTCTTTGTAGTGACGCTAACAGTATCTATGAAGATTACTGCCAAGTAACTAATACACCTCACTACGTTCGCCCTTCTAACTTCTTGAAGGTTATCGGCAATAAAGGATATGTTATCCAAGCAACTGATGAATTTGAGAAGCGTGCCAATAACAAGATTTTGGAACATCTCTATTATGAAGGTGTCACTGACAAAATTACCAACCGTGGGGAAATCCTCTTTGATAAATTCAATGATATTAAATATCAAAATAGCTTATCATTGGCTCGTGTTAATGAACTGCACAATGACATCAAACGCTTTATCAATCGTAATATGACCAATGTTTCTACTAAGTACCTTCAAGATTATATCGGTTATTTCACTTATATCCGTAATTGGAGAATAGAACACGGATACTACCCAACTTCTAAAGCAGACGCAGAAGCAATCTTTATTGAAATTTTGAAGACAAAGAAAAACCTCACTTCAAGCGAAGTAAGGCAAAAAGAATTGGTGTTACCGAAACCAAGTTCTCGTTACATGGAAGTCTTGAAAGCAGAAACTAAGAAGGCTAGAACAGCTATTGATAATCCCTATTTCAAGTTTAACGAAGAAGATGGCGTTTATTCTTTTAATAAGCGTGAGTATCTCCTAGACCTCCCTAAAAGCCGTCTGTTTGAAATAGCTAAAGAGTGTCACTTAACCAAGTATCGCAAGTTGGCGCATTGGTCTTTGGTGTCTCTGATTTTAAAGCAGGATAACATTCAGGATATTATTTATCAGCAGTTAGCTAAAGACAGGAACCAGCTTATTGATGAGGAAGATTTAGAGGTTATTAGGTCTAGTGTATATGCGCAGAGTTCTTTTTAA
- a CDS encoding TetR/AcrR family transcriptional regulator — MANGTRQRIIEAAKVLFQKKSYSSVGVREIAKQAGCSHTAIYLYFKNKDEILYEVTQASLEELYKTLKKIMEDGQASQDKLLLMAHAYLDFAFTHQSTNKLLFLVDGERVELEKFDNPVNTLRIKCFRLLEELLNDLLPKSLTDLQKLNIARGLYLFMQGMVANYAIDGSSYNNRLREVVTDYLGYTVLRGEK; from the coding sequence ATGGCAAATGGTACAAGACAAAGGATTATTGAAGCCGCTAAAGTTCTTTTTCAAAAAAAGTCCTATTCTAGCGTGGGTGTTCGAGAGATAGCCAAACAAGCGGGTTGCTCCCACACGGCAATTTACCTTTACTTTAAAAACAAGGATGAGATTCTCTATGAGGTGACCCAGGCCTCTTTGGAAGAGCTTTATAAGACCTTGAAGAAAATTATGGAAGATGGTCAAGCTTCTCAAGATAAACTGCTACTAATGGCTCATGCCTATCTGGATTTTGCTTTTACACATCAAAGTACCAACAAACTCCTATTTTTAGTAGATGGTGAGCGAGTAGAGTTGGAAAAATTTGATAATCCAGTTAATACCTTGAGAATAAAGTGTTTTCGCCTCTTGGAAGAACTCCTTAATGACTTACTTCCAAAGAGCTTAACGGACTTACAAAAATTGAATATCGCTCGTGGACTCTATCTCTTTATGCAAGGGATGGTTGCCAATTATGCAATAGATGGAAGTAGCTATAATAACCGACTCAGAGAGGTTGTAACAGACTATCTTGGTTACACTGTCCTAAGAGGTGAGAAATAA
- a CDS encoding L-2-amino-thiazoline-4-carboxylic acid hydrolase: MLGAVYQYCQPKPSIQAMTDFYQELVMGSKLISWGLRHRKPLTQSAIRKQIRQAKKSQKANHPFTWQYQVEPGRRRFLATFSRCGACAYLTSRGMPELVPAMCALDYEFAKAGHYLFLRKQSLATHGPVCDCLYIDKKVVTTDQMDQASRDERAEVRRARILFGQE; encoded by the coding sequence ATGTTAGGAGCCGTCTATCAATACTGTCAGCCCAAACCTAGTATCCAGGCTATGACCGACTTTTATCAGGAGCTTGTGATGGGCTCCAAATTAATTTCATGGGGGCTGAGACATAGAAAGCCCCTAACGCAGTCAGCTATCCGTAAGCAAATCAGGCAAGCGAAGAAAAGTCAGAAGGCCAATCATCCTTTTACTTGGCAGTACCAAGTTGAACCAGGAAGGAGGCGTTTTTTGGCAACCTTTAGTCGTTGTGGAGCGTGTGCCTATTTGACTAGCCGTGGTATGCCAGAATTGGTTCCTGCCATGTGTGCCTTGGACTATGAATTTGCTAAGGCAGGTCATTATCTTTTTCTTCGTAAGCAAAGCTTAGCCACTCATGGACCAGTTTGTGACTGTCTCTATATTGACAAGAAAGTGGTGACGACCGACCAAATGGACCAAGCCAGTAGAGATGAAAGGGCAGAAGTAAGGCGAGCGAGAATCTTGTTCGGTCAAGAATAA
- a CDS encoding DUF3883 domain-containing protein — MATSESDIRKGVSVLLNQYGTLTTNDVKKLLETVIPFDDDDNEPSNTRNEPKIMQRIGNVVSHQKNEIETYYDTYSIDKTVKPARWSILVGLKSNQTLTVITDKEIKRRTEIRTKFLPKKIDWQGLNGRRTELGRLGEDFVIRYETKRILEFAPQDTGRLIHLSDVQGDGAGFDIISLNEDGTDRYLEVKTTKGSLDTPFYMTENERLYFDLHKEEGDLFIYRVYNFDETTGKGEIEIIPASKLFTDYQFDPISYKVIKKNSAHIH; from the coding sequence ATGGCAACTTCAGAAAGTGATATTAGGAAAGGAGTTTCTGTATTATTAAATCAATACGGAACACTTACAACAAATGATGTCAAAAAATTATTAGAAACGGTTATCCCTTTTGATGATGATGACAATGAACCTAGTAATACAAGAAATGAACCAAAAATTATGCAACGAATAGGAAATGTAGTATCCCATCAGAAAAATGAGATAGAAACTTACTATGATACCTATTCTATTGATAAAACTGTTAAACCAGCTAGATGGTCCATTCTTGTGGGGCTAAAATCAAATCAAACTCTTACAGTAATCACTGATAAAGAAATAAAAAGGCGGACTGAAATCAGAACAAAATTTCTTCCTAAAAAAATTGATTGGCAGGGATTGAATGGAAGACGGACTGAATTAGGACGTTTAGGGGAAGATTTTGTTATTCGATACGAAACGAAAAGAATATTAGAGTTTGCTCCGCAAGACACAGGTCGTCTTATTCATCTTAGCGATGTTCAGGGAGATGGCGCAGGTTTTGACATTATTTCGCTGAATGAGGATGGAACTGATAGATACTTAGAAGTAAAAACAACAAAAGGTAGTCTGGACACACCGTTTTATATGACTGAGAATGAACGTTTGTATTTTGATTTACATAAAGAGGAAGGCGATTTATTTATATATCGTGTTTACAATTTTGATGAAACTACTGGAAAAGGCGAGATAGAAATAATACCAGCTTCAAAATTATTTACTGATTATCAATTTGACCCTATTTCATACAAAGTCATTAAAAAGAACTCTGCGCATATACACTAG
- a CDS encoding MBL fold metallo-hydrolase produces MNDWIYRLISKKKEISRHITKVEFDIGLFIVSIWLVEKDGHFFMIDTGMKKMVTYLLKMYFPDIEIEGIFLTHGHSDHVGGVARLLELHPRMPIYIDNRELPYLLKEKPYPRRKNLEKVKFDAGLLRNLQDEEAQETLARAGLTPLWTPGHSPGHTCYFHEEDKVLIAGDLLTTNRRDALRPPMKAYTADMSEALTTAQNLLQAYPQALLSVCHGGEVRNALDELEKADWYKNKET; encoded by the coding sequence ATGAATGATTGGATTTATAGGTTAATTTCGAAGAAAAAGGAAATCAGTCGTCACATCACCAAGGTGGAATTTGATATTGGACTTTTTATTGTCAGCATTTGGCTGGTAGAAAAAGATGGGCACTTTTTCATGATAGATACTGGCATGAAGAAGATGGTAACGTATCTTTTAAAAATGTATTTTCCAGATATTGAGATTGAGGGTATCTTTTTAACTCATGGTCATTCAGATCATGTAGGTGGAGTGGCTAGACTATTGGAGCTACATCCTAGGATGCCTATTTACATAGATAATCGGGAACTCCCTTATTTATTAAAGGAGAAACCCTATCCAAGGCGGAAAAATCTAGAAAAAGTAAAATTTGATGCTGGACTTCTGAGAAACTTACAGGATGAAGAAGCACAGGAAACGTTAGCCAGAGCTGGCCTAACCCCACTTTGGACTCCAGGCCACTCCCCTGGTCATACTTGCTATTTTCATGAAGAGGATAAAGTTCTAATTGCTGGCGACCTATTGACAACCAACCGAAGAGACGCCCTACGTCCTCCGATGAAGGCCTATACGGCTGACATGTCAGAAGCTTTAACGACTGCTCAGAATCTCTTGCAAGCTTATCCCCAAGCTTTATTGAGCGTGTGCCATGGTGGTGAGGTGAGAAATGCCTTGGATGAGTTGGAAAAAGCAGATTGGTATAAAAATAAGGAGACTTGA
- a CDS encoding metal-dependent transcriptional regulator: MTPNREDYLKCIYELSQSQAKMTNKEIAQEMGVSAPAVSEMVKKMISEGLIKKDKEAGYRLNHKGLALVSDLYRKHRLIESFLVRDLHYTADEIHQEAEVLEHTVSTTFIDRLEENLGYPDFCPHGGSIPKKGEIIKEHYQKSLGQVVEEGTYLIGRIHDQLQLLNYLDSHQLHINQLIEVRAIDDYAQTYTIHYDKKELTIPQSVAQEIYVEKQ, from the coding sequence ATGACACCCAATCGAGAAGACTACCTAAAATGCATTTACGAACTTAGCCAGAGTCAAGCAAAAATGACCAATAAGGAAATTGCGCAAGAGATGGGTGTATCAGCCCCTGCGGTCTCAGAAATGGTTAAAAAAATGATTAGCGAAGGGCTAATCAAAAAGGATAAAGAGGCTGGCTATCGGTTGAATCATAAGGGGCTAGCCTTGGTGTCCGACCTCTATCGTAAGCACCGCTTGATTGAGTCCTTTCTGGTCAGGGACCTCCATTATACAGCCGATGAAATTCATCAGGAGGCAGAAGTGCTGGAGCATACGGTATCTACAACCTTTATTGACCGCTTGGAGGAGAATCTAGGTTACCCAGACTTCTGCCCCCACGGCGGTAGCATTCCCAAGAAAGGGGAAATCATCAAGGAGCACTATCAGAAGTCCTTGGGACAAGTCGTGGAGGAGGGAACCTATCTGATTGGTCGCATCCATGACCAGCTTCAACTTTTAAACTATCTTGATAGCCACCAACTTCACATTAATCAGCTTATCGAAGTAAGAGCTATTGATGACTATGCCCAAACCTACACCATCCATTACGATAAAAAGGAGCTCACCATTCCTCAATCCGTCGCCCAAGAAATCTATGTTGAAAAACAATAA
- a CDS encoding DUF1803 domain-containing protein, with the protein MLLVINPDKLTRRPFFQELINYLAEKDDISLRQIKRDFSKIDHLDRQLEDFIQAGYIQRRDRRYYLNLPPFTDVKAVALDEQLILERSSPLYQALQALRFETKLTNKTNQAVLIEETDFERNRPTLSNYFHKMSSGAPLSQEQEEVYEILGDVNPDYALKYMTSFLLKFAKKDLVKQRRSDIFVEVLALLGYIREEDPGVYSLQMVFDEEGLTFKAVGQ; encoded by the coding sequence TTGCTGCTTGTTATAAATCCTGACAAACTAACCCGTCGCCCCTTTTTTCAAGAACTTATCAATTATTTGGCTGAAAAGGATGATATTAGCCTAAGACAAATCAAGCGGGATTTCTCTAAAATTGACCATCTAGATCGCCAGCTTGAAGACTTCATTCAGGCTGGCTATATTCAACGCCGAGACCGTCGCTATTATTTAAATCTACCTCCTTTTACAGATGTTAAGGCTGTAGCTTTGGATGAACAACTTATTCTAGAAAGATCAAGTCCCCTTTATCAAGCCCTCCAAGCTTTAAGATTTGAAACCAAGTTGACTAATAAAACCAACCAGGCTGTCCTTATTGAGGAGACAGACTTTGAGCGGAATCGTCCAACCCTTTCCAATTATTTTCATAAAATGAGCTCAGGTGCTCCCCTATCCCAAGAGCAAGAAGAAGTATATGAAATACTAGGAGATGTCAATCCCGACTATGCCCTTAAATATATGACCAGCTTCCTGTTGAAATTTGCTAAGAAGGACTTGGTCAAGCAGAGACGCTCAGACATTTTTGTTGAGGTCTTGGCCTTGCTTGGCTATATTAGGGAAGAAGACCCGGGGGTCTACAGCCTGCAAATGGTTTTTGATGAAGAGGGGTTAACTTTTAAGGCAGTAGGCCAATAA